One part of the Malus sylvestris chromosome 2, drMalSylv7.2, whole genome shotgun sequence genome encodes these proteins:
- the LOC126610593 gene encoding transcription factor RAX3-like, with protein sequence MGRAPCCDKANVKKGPWSPEEDATLKAYIEKHGTGGNWIALPQKIGLRRCGKSCRLRWLNYLRPNIKHGGFSEEEDNIICSFYMSIGSRWSIIAGQLPGRTDNDIKNYWNTRLKKKLLGRQRKQQQVQQSRRTASFKQGMIKRSENIANFINIPAGFDNQNPYDLPELPVVPVANYQTHNPQLIKDQASIKNMLINLGGRFSHDSDTNNTSFQYPIDILSTSSSDQQFYQSSINVLSCTSAANNNNYSQFPGTHCDASNGTGGSSSPTMFHGLNDQNNNLQVDHLHPLSELEIYDNNFAHRHQQLGGFYYQATTETLNNGSTAGTSTASAESEISWGDINSLVYSTQMVAGYETSCPQAVTVPPGLPTVFAESTLLGLK encoded by the exons ATGGGGAGAGCTCCTTGCTGTGACAAAGCCAACGTCAAGAAAGGCCCTTGGTCACCAGAAGAAGATGCCACCCTCAAGGCTTACATCGAGAAGCACGGCACCGGCGGCAACTGGATTGCCTTGCCCCAGAAGATAG GCTTAAGAAGGTGCGGCAAAAGCTGTCGACTTAGATGGTTGAATTATCTCCGGCCTAATATCAAGCACGGCGGGTTCTCAGAGGAAGAAGATAACATCATCTGCAGCTTCTACATGAGTATTGGAAGCAG GTGGTCTATCATTGCAGGCCAGTTACCAGGGCGAACGGACAACGATATTAAGAACTACTGGAACACAAGGCTGAAGAAAAAGCTTTTGGGCAGGCAGCGCAAACAACAACAGGTTCAGCAAAGTCGCCGCACGGCCAGCTTTAAGCAAGGGATGATCAAAAGATCAGAAAATATTGCAAATTTTATTAATATCCCTGCTGGGTTTGACAACCAAAACCCTTATGACTTGCCAGAGCTACCAGTAGTCCCAGTGGCTAATTATCAAACACATAACCCTCAACTCATCAAGGATCAGGCTTCCATTAAGAATATGCTCATCAATCTTGGAGGAAGATTTTCCCATGATTCTGACACTAACAATACAAGTTTTCAGTACCCCATCGATATTTTGTCAACCTCATCCTCAGATCAACAATTTTATCAGAGCTCCATTAATGTACTCAGTTGTACTTCAGCAGCCAACAACAATAACTATTCTCAATTTCCAGGCACACACTGTGATGCTAGTAACGGTACTGGGGGTTCAAGTAGTCCAACCATGTTTCACGGGCTCAACGATCAGAACAACAACCTACAGGTTGATCATCTTCACCCGCTAAGTGAACTGGAGATTTACGACAACAATTTTGCTCACCGACATCAGCAATTGGGTGGTTTTTATTATCAAGCCACCACGGAGACGTTGAACAATGGTAGCACTGCAGGGACTAGTACTGCTTCTGCAGAGAGTGAAATTAGTTGGGGAGACATAAATTCCCTGGTTTATAGTACTCAAATGGTTGCAGGCTATGAAACCAGCTGCCCACAAGCAGTCACAGTACCACCAGGTCTTCCTACTGTTTTTGCAGAGTCGACCTTATTGGGCCTCAAATAA